From a region of the Methanobrevibacter ruminantium genome:
- a CDS encoding type II toxin-antitoxin system antitoxin SocA domain-containing protein, whose product MDFKKEKYIKIILYIISRCTHKENLGKTVISVLLYFIDFNYYELYGESLTNEIYLKSRIGVIPKHFNENMNQLIRSHNLYYRQEVYYYYLIKRYYLRQIPLFNFTGEEQMVIDHVIYELSDFSATDLLIYQRGDMPYKLSNLDCELDYNHVFYRDELYSVRKY is encoded by the coding sequence TTGGATTTTAAAAAAGAAAAGTACATAAAAATTATACTATACATTATATCACGTTGCACACATAAGGAAAACCTTGGAAAAACGGTAATTTCAGTTTTGCTCTATTTCATTGACTTCAATTATTATGAATTGTATGGCGAATCATTAACCAATGAGATTTATCTTAAATCAAGAATTGGGGTAATTCCCAAACATTTCAATGAGAATATGAATCAGCTGATAAGGTCTCATAATCTGTATTATAGGCAAGAGGTCTACTATTATTACCTAATCAAAAGATATTACCTAAGACAGATTCCATTGTTTAACTTTACTGGAGAGGAACAAATGGTTATTGATCATGTCATTTATGAGTTAAGTGATTTCAGCGCTACGGATCTGTTGATTTATCAAAGAGGGGATATGCCATATAAATTATCTAATCTTGACTGTGAATTGGATTATAATCATGTGTTCTATAGAGATGAGCTTTATTCTGTCCGCAAGTATTGA
- a CDS encoding ABC transporter ATP-binding protein, with protein MDFKKTLKTIGKLLSPLKKSIIPLILIVAFLLIDVYCNLTLPKYTADIVDIGIQNTDFNYIISVGTMMMAMVLIGVLATIGLSYFSSKVSAAYGRDLRKISYENILKFSNFELNKISRASLITRNTNDVYQIQIFLGLFFTTILFSPILGIGSILKAMELGTNLLWIIAVTFAAAIIPFVIIFIRTVPYFKVMQELTDKINQTSREILMGIPVIKAFVRQDYEEERFRKTNEDFKAVNLNVFRILLVLLPAMTLLLNLMIVLILYFGAYDAIQGEILTGTIIAFIQYATQIVMAFLMMGGFLVMIPRILVSGRRVAEVINTEITISDGPINTINDNPVIEFKDVTYSYPGSEKETLKDINFKLEKGKTTAIIGGTGSGKSTILNLIPRLQDVTGGEILVNGKNIKDYKLTTLRERISYAPQKAILFEGTIRSNMLIGKEDASDEEIEKALKMAEVDFIESLDDGVSQGASNYSGGQKQRLQLARSILAKRDFYLFDDCFSALDMNTEAKVKENLKSLKENSSMLIVSQRISTIMDADEIIVLDEGEIIDKGSHDYLNENCNIYREIVSSQIDRSKDLLYDNEESSNYVLDTSYLKKTAGGK; from the coding sequence ATGGATTTTAAAAAAACACTAAAAACTATAGGAAAGCTTCTTAGCCCTTTAAAAAAGAGCATAATTCCACTTATTCTTATTGTTGCATTCCTACTCATTGATGTTTACTGTAACCTTACCCTACCTAAATACACTGCAGACATTGTAGATATCGGTATACAGAACACAGACTTCAATTACATAATAAGCGTAGGAACAATGATGATGGCTATGGTCTTGATAGGGGTTTTAGCTACAATAGGACTTTCATACTTCTCAAGCAAAGTGTCAGCAGCTTATGGAAGGGATTTAAGAAAAATAAGCTATGAGAATATATTGAAATTTTCAAACTTTGAATTGAACAAGATATCAAGAGCATCACTCATTACACGTAATACAAACGATGTATATCAAATACAAATCTTTTTAGGACTGTTCTTTACAACAATACTCTTTTCACCAATATTAGGTATAGGGAGCATACTTAAGGCAATGGAACTTGGAACCAACCTTTTATGGATCATTGCAGTGACATTTGCTGCAGCAATCATACCTTTTGTCATAATATTCATCAGAACCGTTCCATACTTCAAGGTAATGCAGGAATTGACTGATAAGATCAACCAGACATCAAGGGAAATATTGATGGGAATACCTGTAATCAAGGCATTCGTAAGACAGGACTATGAAGAGGAAAGATTCAGAAAGACCAATGAAGACTTCAAAGCAGTGAACTTGAATGTATTCAGAATACTCTTAGTGTTATTGCCTGCAATGACTTTACTCTTGAACCTAATGATAGTTCTCATCTTATACTTCGGAGCATACGATGCAATCCAAGGTGAAATATTAACTGGAACAATCATAGCATTCATCCAATACGCTACTCAAATCGTTATGGCATTTTTAATGATGGGTGGATTCCTTGTCATGATTCCAAGGATTTTGGTATCAGGAAGACGTGTAGCTGAAGTGATAAATACAGAAATAACAATCAGCGATGGCCCAATCAATACCATAAATGACAATCCCGTAATTGAATTTAAAGATGTGACCTACAGTTATCCTGGAAGTGAAAAGGAAACCTTGAAAGACATCAATTTCAAATTGGAAAAGGGAAAAACCACTGCAATAATTGGTGGAACTGGAAGCGGTAAATCAACAATCCTAAATCTTATTCCTCGTCTTCAGGATGTGACTGGCGGTGAAATTCTAGTCAATGGCAAGAATATCAAGGATTATAAATTAACAACCTTGAGAGAAAGAATCTCTTATGCTCCTCAAAAGGCAATCCTTTTTGAAGGAACAATACGGTCAAATATGCTTATCGGAAAAGAGGATGCAAGTGATGAAGAGATAGAAAAAGCATTGAAAATGGCAGAAGTTGACTTTATAGAAAGCTTGGATGATGGAGTTTCACAAGGGGCATCCAATTACTCTGGAGGGCAAAAGCAACGTCTTCAACTTGCAAGATCAATATTGGCTAAACGTGACTTCTACTTATTTGACGACTGTTTCTCAGCACTTGACATGAATACTGAAGCAAAAGTGAAAGAGAACTTGAAAAGCCTAAAGGAAAATTCCTCAATGCTCATTGTTTCACAAAGGATTTCAACAATCATGGATGCAGATGAGATCATTGTTCTTGATGAAGGTGAGATAATAGATAAGGGAAGCCATGATTACCTTAATGAAAACTGCAATATCTATAGAGAAATCGTATCCTCACAAATAGATCGTTCAAAAGACTTATTGTATGATAATGAGGAATCCTCTAATTATGTTCTAGATACAAGTTACCTTAAGAAAACAGCAGGAGGCAAATGA